In a genomic window of Nitrospirota bacterium:
- a CDS encoding recombinase family protein, translating into MEDSQSKNDKGTQPQFRNKTVAYLRVSTGQQDLNNQKLELHEYAHKHNFKIDEFFEVEVSSRKSTKDRKIDKLLEYLQEGDFLIVTELSRLGRSVGQIIQIIDALIKTNVKFLAVKESIQINGKQDIQTKTMITMFALFAEIERDLISERTKQGLYAAREKGRLIGRPKGTGTSRLDGFKPEIEALLNNGSTKSFIAKRYKTSLNNLYKWMKKHKIPLRPG; encoded by the coding sequence ATGGAAGATAGTCAAAGCAAAAACGATAAAGGAACTCAACCACAATTTAGAAATAAAACAGTTGCGTACCTGCGAGTATCTACAGGCCAGCAAGACCTCAATAATCAAAAATTGGAACTTCATGAATATGCCCACAAACACAACTTCAAGATTGATGAATTCTTTGAAGTTGAAGTGTCTTCTCGCAAATCAACTAAAGATAGAAAAATTGACAAACTCCTTGAGTATTTACAAGAAGGAGATTTTCTGATAGTCACAGAATTATCACGGTTGGGACGGAGTGTTGGGCAAATAATTCAAATCATTGATGCACTTATTAAGACAAACGTCAAGTTTCTTGCTGTTAAGGAATCCATCCAAATAAATGGCAAACAGGACATTCAGACGAAGACTATGATTACGATGTTCGCCTTGTTTGCTGAAATTGAAAGGGATTTAATATCTGAAAGGACAAAACAAGGGCTTTATGCTGCAAGAGAGAAAGGAAGGTTGATAGGACGCCCTAAAGGAACTGGTACGTCTAGGCTCGATGGGTTTAAGCCTGAAATCGAAGCTTTGTTAAACAATGGGAGCACTAAATCATTTATCGCTAAAAGATACAAAACTTCTCTTAATAACCTTTATAAATGGATGAAAAAGCATAAAATCCCATTAAGGCCAGGTTAG
- a CDS encoding replication initiation protein: MSESYDKNLITKSNRLVEARYKLTVNEQKLILWLISKIEPDDEDFKIYTLKITEFMDMLGIEHKGTYAEVQEITYRLMEKVLQIKEPAGLLQIAWFSSAQYFDGKGYVELEFSPKLKPYLLGLKERFLSYRLQNVIQLKSSYSIRIYELLKQYEKIGTRIFKISEFKKMLGLGNEYPLYSHFKERVITVAQKELKVQTDISFEFREIKLARKVTEIEFLIIKNEKVIRNGKQVSADPIEKTIFKLEYYEKNLFDKLQKYYQLSREQAHDVVIRILPQMDKEYIEGLLNYCSGYYEKKKKENINVHLGAITWKALQEGWQPQQSLFDIESKEKEHAELKRQAETKRKEKEKHDKEIRIKEQIYEAIENLTPEDKSEIEEEFPKWLKINNPYNYNNKYQPDMSYDIIKTRIKIDLYHFMREKLIHE; encoded by the coding sequence ATGTCCGAGAGCTATGATAAGAACCTTATAACAAAATCTAACAGACTTGTTGAAGCCCGCTATAAATTAACAGTGAATGAACAAAAATTAATTCTGTGGCTAATATCTAAGATAGAGCCAGACGATGAGGACTTTAAAATTTATACGTTAAAGATAACTGAATTTATGGACATGTTGGGGATTGAACATAAGGGAACTTATGCTGAGGTGCAAGAAATAACCTATAGGCTCATGGAAAAAGTTTTACAAATAAAAGAACCGGCTGGATTATTGCAGATAGCGTGGTTTTCATCGGCACAGTATTTTGATGGGAAAGGTTATGTTGAACTGGAATTTTCACCAAAATTAAAACCGTATCTCTTAGGACTGAAGGAACGATTTTTAAGTTACCGGCTACAAAATGTCATTCAATTAAAAAGCTCATATTCTATTAGAATTTACGAGTTGTTAAAGCAATATGAAAAAATTGGTACACGGATTTTCAAAATATCCGAATTTAAAAAAATGTTAGGGTTGGGCAATGAATATCCGTTATATAGTCACTTTAAGGAAAGGGTTATAACTGTTGCTCAAAAAGAGCTTAAAGTCCAAACTGACATTAGTTTTGAGTTTAGAGAGATTAAACTTGCCCGGAAAGTAACTGAAATAGAGTTTTTAATTATCAAAAATGAAAAGGTGATCAGAAATGGTAAGCAAGTGTCTGCCGATCCTATAGAAAAGACCATATTCAAATTAGAATATTATGAGAAAAATCTTTTTGATAAATTGCAGAAATATTACCAATTATCTCGTGAGCAAGCTCATGATGTCGTAATACGTATTTTGCCACAAATGGATAAAGAGTATATAGAGGGATTGCTAAATTACTGTTCTGGTTACTATGAAAAAAAGAAAAAGGAAAATATTAATGTCCACTTAGGAGCAATCACATGGAAAGCCTTACAAGAAGGATGGCAACCACAACAGAGCTTATTTGACATTGAAAGTAAAGAGAAAGAACATGCAGAACTGAAAAGACAAGCAGAGACCAAACGTAAAGAAAAAGAAAAACACGATAAAGAAATCCGCATCAAAGAACAAATTTACGAAGCTATTGAAAATCTTACACCAGAAGATAAATCAGAAATAGAGGAGGAATTTCCAAAATGGCTAAAAATAAATAATCCCTATAATTATAATAATAAATATCAACCGGACATGAGCTATGACATAATAAAGACAAGAATAAAAATAGATTTATATCATTTTATGAGAGAAAAATTAATACACGAATGA
- a CDS encoding radical SAM protein: protein MRKGQDFLKKVFPFDIDITAVRFGFASFINVLYTRLFNIASPKAPPLLTWITTFDCNAYCKFCATHKVKHSCQESVPYEKLIKTAHEIGKAGTFVVGFSGGEVLMCHYLFDVIKVLHSYGVKTYIVTNGLLLREKADEILQSKVELVVVSIDSSTAEEHDNFRGFPGLYEKLLDGIQYIRSKRENSVPLIKATTILNKKNIPKINVILDDLKAFTDTQSLQPIVTGYHENSPHSKAEEGITSFMFQPEDRPQLQHYINELIKNHPDFNSYYFRQIPTYYFDRERLLEIQCWSPFFRMMIMPNGDVVHCLANPKYPPIGNIKDSTIMEIWNSREMFRQREEIRLHKNNCICWTQDASFNQLIHNIPLFNRIPVFKKHK from the coding sequence ATGAGAAAAGGGCAGGATTTTTTAAAAAAAGTTTTCCCCTTCGATATAGATATAACGGCTGTTAGGTTTGGTTTTGCATCTTTTATTAATGTTCTTTATACAAGGCTTTTCAATATTGCCTCTCCAAAGGCCCCACCCTTACTGACATGGATTACAACGTTTGATTGCAATGCCTATTGTAAATTTTGTGCCACCCATAAGGTAAAACATAGTTGTCAGGAATCTGTCCCATACGAGAAGTTAATTAAAACAGCCCATGAAATAGGCAAAGCAGGTACATTTGTCGTAGGCTTCAGCGGCGGTGAGGTGTTGATGTGCCACTATCTCTTTGATGTAATCAAAGTGTTACATTCCTATGGCGTCAAGACCTATATTGTTACAAACGGCTTGCTTCTCAGAGAAAAAGCTGACGAGATACTACAAAGCAAGGTAGAGCTTGTTGTTGTCAGCATCGATAGCAGCACTGCAGAGGAACATGATAATTTCAGGGGTTTTCCCGGCCTCTATGAAAAATTGCTGGATGGTATACAATACATCAGAAGTAAACGGGAAAACTCTGTTCCATTAATAAAAGCCACAACGATATTAAATAAAAAAAATATTCCTAAAATAAATGTTATCCTCGATGATCTAAAAGCCTTCACAGACACTCAGTCACTCCAACCTATAGTAACCGGTTACCATGAAAACAGCCCTCACAGCAAAGCAGAAGAAGGGATAACCTCTTTCATGTTTCAACCTGAAGACAGGCCGCAACTTCAACATTATATAAATGAACTAATAAAAAACCATCCTGATTTTAACAGTTATTATTTCAGGCAAATTCCAACATATTACTTCGACCGTGAAAGGCTTCTTGAAATTCAATGCTGGTCTCCGTTTTTCAGGATGATGATTATGCCAAACGGCGATGTAGTTCACTGCCTTGCTAACCCAAAGTACCCCCCAATCGGTAATATTAAAGATTCCACAATTATGGAAATATGGAACAGCAGAGAAATGTTCAGACAACGCGAGGAAATACGTTTACATAAAAACAACTGTATCTGTTGGACCCAGGACGCCTCTTTCAATCAACTTATACATAACATCCCTCTATTTAACAGAATTCCGGTCTTTAAAAAACACAAGTAG